One Nematostella vectensis unplaced genomic scaffold, jaNemVect1.1, whole genome shotgun sequence genomic region harbors:
- the LOC125560857 gene encoding cytochrome c oxidase assembly protein COX19-like, which translates to MNPSGRKIFQTKPPDRGSFPLDHDGECKDFMITYMQCLKKNKNMNFNCRAESQAYLQCRMDRYCLKHSACYVIIMSFHLFLLEGAWVIQLRKCSLFQV; encoded by the exons ATGAATCCTTCGGGAAGAAAAATTTTCCAAACTAAACCTCCGGACAGAGGCAGTTTTCCGCTAGACCACGACG gGGAATGCAAGGATTTTATGATAACGTACATGCAATGCctcaagaaaaacaagaacatGAACTTCAACTGCCGCGCTGAGTCCCAAGCATACTTGCAGTGCAGGATGGACAGGTATTGCTTAAAGCATTCTGCCTGTTATGTTATCATCATGAGTTTTCACCTGTTTCTTTTGGAAGGAGCTTGGGTAATACAGTTGAGAAAGTGTTCTCTGTTTCAGGTTTGA